The following coding sequences are from one Alphaproteobacteria bacterium GM7ARS4 window:
- the thiS gene encoding sulfur carrier protein ThiS, producing the protein MMLLLSHQGQSCYNGVRGHLLWSGQSMQLMVNGESFSWDGALTLARLLALWGVSLERAGIAVAVDGTLVVREEWSMRHLRGGECVEIITAVPGG; encoded by the coding sequence ATGATGCTTCTTCTGTCTCATCAAGGGCAGAGCTGTTATAATGGCGTGAGGGGGCATCTGTTATGGAGTGGACAATCGATGCAACTGATGGTCAATGGTGAGTCGTTTTCTTGGGATGGCGCATTGACGCTGGCGCGTTTATTGGCGTTATGGGGTGTTTCTCTCGAGCGCGCAGGGATTGCGGTGGCTGTGGATGGCACATTGGTGGTGCGTGAGGAGTGGAGCATGCGCCATCTTCGAGGGGGGGAGTGTGTGGAGATCATTACAGCAGTCCCCGGTGGATGA
- the thiO gene encoding glycine oxidase ThiO: MMDVATGEAHKEQECWAQGGARGGGGKVVVIGGGIQGLACGWSLARAGFHVTLFEAKTCGAEASGAAAGMLSGRADSKAHDDGVLRGLCLLGQRLWRDFARHVQEASGIDIDYRQEGTIHLAYDKDEHHALARHMASHMDETCDEDARPYWLSREQLTQREPHLTGNIFSALYYPDEHSVDSRLVIKALCKALRASGGVIHEKAHVSAVLTDNGRVSGVMSAGTAWACDYVIVAAGAWSMDVEGIRGGHGRRAQGAGLGVVRPIKGQMIALRMEDSASIRHHVWMYTKAQEWGEGCYLVPRQDGRLLVGATIEDRGMDREMYAGAVSYLLRAACRMVPAVEHMAIESLWTGLRPQSSSSLPWMGRLEGSPRGVFYACGHYRHGILLAPVTASTLLCAIRAERQTHDASSVSSRAELL, translated from the coding sequence ATGATGGACGTGGCAACAGGGGAGGCGCACAAGGAGCAGGAATGCTGGGCGCAAGGGGGCGCAAGGGGTGGGGGGGGCAAGGTTGTTGTCATTGGTGGCGGGATACAGGGTCTCGCATGTGGTTGGTCTTTGGCGCGCGCTGGTTTCCATGTGACGTTGTTTGAAGCCAAAACATGCGGGGCGGAGGCCAGTGGGGCAGCGGCGGGCATGTTGAGCGGACGCGCCGATAGCAAAGCCCATGACGATGGGGTATTGCGCGGGTTATGTTTGCTCGGTCAGCGTTTGTGGCGTGATTTTGCGCGCCATGTCCAAGAGGCCAGCGGTATCGATATCGATTACCGACAGGAAGGCACAATCCATCTTGCCTATGATAAGGACGAGCACCATGCTCTTGCGAGGCATATGGCAAGCCATATGGACGAGACATGTGACGAGGATGCGCGGCCCTACTGGCTCAGTCGGGAGCAGCTCACACAGCGAGAGCCTCACCTCACTGGCAATATCTTTTCGGCATTATATTATCCTGATGAACATAGTGTTGATAGTCGCCTTGTCATCAAGGCGTTGTGTAAAGCGCTGAGAGCATCTGGTGGTGTCATCCATGAGAAGGCGCATGTCTCGGCGGTGCTCACGGATAACGGGCGTGTCTCTGGTGTCATGAGCGCTGGCACGGCATGGGCATGCGACTATGTCATTGTGGCGGCGGGGGCGTGGAGCATGGATGTGGAGGGGATAAGGGGAGGGCATGGGCGAAGAGCGCAAGGCGCGGGTTTAGGTGTCGTCCGTCCTATCAAGGGACAGATGATAGCGTTACGTATGGAGGACTCCGCCTCTATCCGTCACCATGTGTGGATGTATACGAAGGCACAAGAATGGGGAGAGGGATGTTATCTTGTTCCCCGTCAGGATGGTCGTCTGTTGGTGGGGGCAACCATCGAGGATAGGGGCATGGATAGAGAGATGTATGCTGGTGCTGTTTCTTACCTGTTACGTGCTGCATGTCGTATGGTTCCCGCCGTTGAGCACATGGCCATCGAGTCGTTATGGACGGGCTTGCGTCCACAATCGTCGTCGTCTCTTCCGTGGATGGGACGTTTAGAGGGGAGTCCCCGTGGGGTTTTTTACGCGTGCGGGCATTATCGCCATGGCATTTTGCTTGCTCCTGTGACGGCATCGACGCTGCTTTGTGCCATAAGGGCAGAGAGGCAGACACATGATGCTTCTTCTGTCTCATCAAGGGCAGAGCTGTTATAA
- a CDS encoding winged helix-turn-helix domain-containing protein — MLMRHPDRVFHKDAIHRHIYPQGRTKTAAPDIRIIDVYICKLRAKIEALGGYGGYIQTIWGGGYVLSATVVQSKKVKRSDSGQRERHVADKHYIRAV; from the coding sequence TTGCTCATGCGCCATCCAGATAGGGTCTTTCACAAGGATGCTATTCACAGGCATATTTATCCGCAGGGTCGCACCAAGACAGCGGCGCCAGATATAAGGATTATCGATGTTTATATCTGTAAGCTACGTGCGAAGATAGAGGCTCTCGGTGGGTATGGCGGGTATATCCAAACCATATGGGGCGGGGGCTATGTCCTATCGGCAACGGTTGTCCAGAGCAAGAAGGTCAAACGTTCCGATAGCGGACAGCGTGAACGGCATGTGGCGGATAAGCACTACATACGCGCTGTCTAG